One Clostridia bacterium genomic window carries:
- a CDS encoding formyltransferase family protein, which translates to MKKRLCVFASGNGTNMQAILDDIDQGKINGEVVLLITSAKNTGASIRAKSRNIPVVELLLKDFNNAVERDKKIIEVLDEYHIDYIILAGYLGILTKEIISKYPNKIINIHPS; encoded by the coding sequence ATGAAAAAACGCTTGTGCGTGTTTGCTTCGGGCAACGGTACCAATATGCAAGCGATTTTGGACGATATAGACCAAGGCAAGATTAACGGTGAAGTCGTCTTGTTAATCACTTCGGCAAAAAACACAGGCGCAAGTATTAGGGCAAAATCAAGAAATATACCTGTCGTCGAATTGTTGTTAAAAGATTTCAATAATGCTGTTGAACGTGATAAAAAAATTATAGAGGTTTTAGATGAATATCACATTGATTATATAATTTTGGCAGGGTATCTAGGAATTTTGACCAAAGAAATCATATCAAAATATCCTAACAAAATTATTAATATTCATCCTTC